A part of Verrucomicrobiales bacterium genomic DNA contains:
- a CDS encoding alpha/beta hydrolase, producing MRHLSLNWTRWSRAVLLALAVLCFPRLSPAAEESALLEIERKVTHGYATNEGVRLHYAQLGQGPLIVMIHGFPDCWLTWRAQMEVLAKDHEVVAVDQRGYNLSDRPKGVENYDMSKLVSDVAAVVRARGRERAIIVGHDWGGIVAWTFAMTRPEMTEKLIILNLPHPRGLSRELATNPEQQKNSAYARRFQQEGAHTNLTAAGLTFWVKDPAARARYVEAFERSDFEAMLNYYKRNYPREPYTEDTSPVFKVKCPVLLIHGLKDKALLSDALNGTWKWVEQDLTLVTAPEADHWVQQDAADLVTRTMVSWLKR from the coding sequence ATGCGACATCTCTCCCTGAACTGGACTCGATGGAGTCGAGCGGTCCTTCTCGCCCTAGCCGTGCTGTGTTTCCCACGTCTGTCACCGGCAGCCGAAGAATCCGCCCTCCTCGAGATTGAGCGCAAGGTGACCCATGGCTACGCCACCAACGAAGGTGTTCGTCTCCACTATGCCCAACTGGGTCAAGGCCCCCTGATCGTCATGATTCACGGATTTCCGGACTGCTGGTTGACCTGGCGGGCACAGATGGAGGTGCTGGCCAAGGATCATGAAGTCGTGGCGGTCGATCAACGCGGTTACAACCTCAGCGACCGTCCCAAGGGGGTGGAGAACTACGACATGTCGAAACTGGTATCGGATGTTGCCGCCGTGGTCCGAGCTCGCGGCCGTGAACGGGCCATCATCGTAGGACATGACTGGGGTGGGATCGTGGCTTGGACGTTCGCCATGACCCGGCCGGAGATGACGGAGAAGTTGATTATTTTGAACCTGCCCCACCCGCGGGGACTGAGTCGCGAGCTGGCCACCAATCCCGAACAACAGAAAAACAGCGCCTACGCTCGACGGTTCCAGCAGGAGGGAGCCCACACCAATCTCACGGCCGCCGGCCTCACCTTCTGGGTCAAGGATCCAGCCGCCCGCGCCCGATATGTTGAGGCCTTCGAACGGTCGGACTTCGAAGCGATGCTCAATTACTACAAGCGCAACTATCCTCGGGAGCCGTACACCGAGGACACCTCGCCCGTCTTCAAGGTGAAGTGTCCCGTGCTGCTGATCCACGGGCTGAAGGACAAGGCGCTGCTGTCCGACGCCCTGAACGGAACCTGGAAATGGGTGGAGCAGGATCTCACTCTCGTCACCGCGCCCGAGGCTGACCATTGGGTGCAACAAGACGCGGCTGATTTGGTCACCCGAACGATGGTGAGCTGGCTGAAGCGGTAG
- a CDS encoding PQQ-dependent sugar dehydrogenase has translation MKPIRYGLQVAIALATTLFINSHSRLEAAEQSASAPGFRKVILETNCFNPMELAVLPDGRVLFVERFGAVKIWKPETQASVLAAQMNVHGTLNAMNARQEDKGSWEAGVLGVTLDPGFAQNNWVWLYYSPKDAPGNHLSRFTLKGDTLDLSSEKRVLSVAVQREVCCHEAGSLAFDGSGNLFLSTGDNTNPFASDGYNPTDYRTNRYAWDAARSAGNANDLRGKILRIRPQPDGTYTIPPGNLFPPGTPKTRPEIFVMGCRNPFRIAVDPLSGTVSWGDVGPDARETKPERGPAGFDELNRTREAGNFGWPFVIADNKPYRQYDFATQQSDAAQDVQRPVNRSPQNTGPVELPPARPAWIWYPYSASTRFPQTGSGGRTACAGPFYHFRADLKSDRKLPANLDGRQFFYDWERGWILTAIPDDKTGQARLERFAPEIKLKRPLEMELGPDGALYVIEFGTGWESNKDAQIVRIEPIPTP, from the coding sequence ATGAAGCCGATCCGTTATGGACTCCAGGTTGCCATCGCTCTGGCCACCACGCTATTCATTAACTCGCACTCACGTCTTGAAGCCGCCGAGCAGTCTGCCAGCGCACCGGGCTTCCGAAAGGTGATCCTCGAGACGAACTGCTTCAACCCGATGGAACTCGCCGTGCTGCCTGATGGCCGGGTGCTCTTCGTCGAGCGCTTCGGAGCCGTGAAGATCTGGAAACCGGAGACTCAAGCCAGTGTGCTAGCCGCTCAAATGAACGTTCATGGCACCCTGAACGCCATGAACGCCCGTCAGGAGGACAAAGGCAGTTGGGAGGCTGGGGTGCTCGGCGTGACTCTGGACCCGGGTTTCGCCCAAAATAATTGGGTGTGGCTCTACTATTCTCCTAAGGATGCCCCGGGCAATCACCTATCGCGCTTCACGCTCAAGGGCGATACCCTGGATCTTTCCAGCGAGAAGCGGGTCCTGTCGGTGGCGGTGCAGCGCGAGGTTTGCTGTCATGAAGCCGGCTCGCTGGCCTTCGATGGCTCCGGAAACCTATTCTTGTCCACTGGCGACAATACCAATCCATTCGCGTCGGACGGCTACAACCCCACCGACTACCGAACGAACCGATACGCGTGGGATGCGGCGCGCTCTGCCGGCAACGCCAACGACCTCCGCGGAAAGATTCTGCGAATCCGCCCGCAGCCGGATGGCACCTACACGATCCCGCCAGGAAACCTGTTTCCACCGGGAACCCCCAAAACCCGCCCGGAGATCTTCGTGATGGGATGCCGCAACCCCTTCCGCATCGCCGTCGATCCACTCTCCGGGACGGTCAGCTGGGGGGATGTCGGTCCCGACGCGCGCGAAACCAAGCCTGAACGCGGACCGGCAGGTTTTGATGAGCTCAATCGCACGCGCGAAGCCGGCAACTTCGGCTGGCCTTTTGTCATTGCCGACAATAAGCCATATCGCCAATACGATTTCGCCACTCAGCAATCGGATGCCGCGCAGGATGTCCAACGTCCCGTGAACCGTTCGCCACAGAATACAGGACCGGTCGAACTACCTCCGGCCCGTCCGGCCTGGATCTGGTATCCCTACTCGGCGTCCACTCGTTTCCCTCAAACCGGCAGCGGCGGCCGAACGGCCTGCGCCGGGCCCTTTTATCATTTCCGCGCCGACCTGAAGTCTGACCGCAAGCTGCCAGCCAACCTGGATGGACGCCAGTTCTTCTATGACTGGGAACGAGGTTGGATCCTAACCGCGATACCCGATGATAAAACCGGCCAGGCTCGGCTTGAACGCTTCGCTCCGGAAATCAAGCTGAAGCGCCCGTTAGAGATGGAACTGGGGCCGGACGGCGCCCTCTACGTGATCGAATTCGGCACGGGATGGGAGAGTAACAAGGATGCCCAGATCGTGCGAATCGAACCGATTCCCACTCCCTAA
- a CDS encoding response regulator transcription factor: MRILVVEDECKVARFIEEGLREQAYAVDWAPDGQEGLYRALNNAYDLIVLDALLPKKDGFTLLREIRSTGSNVLVLMLTARASVRDRVQGLDAGADDYLTKPFDFDEFLARVRALLRRSTADGQLILRVADLELDPRTRKVSRAGRPLSLSAKQFSVLEFLLRNPNEVVTRTKLATHVWDENFDPFSNVIDVTMHHVREKVDREFSPTLIHTVRGVGYVLKVEGCPRNCIS; this comes from the coding sequence GTGCGCATCCTGGTCGTGGAAGATGAATGTAAGGTGGCCCGCTTTATCGAGGAAGGGCTCCGCGAACAAGCGTATGCGGTCGACTGGGCTCCGGATGGCCAGGAAGGACTGTATCGGGCCTTGAATAACGCCTACGACTTGATCGTATTGGATGCACTACTGCCCAAGAAGGACGGTTTCACCCTGCTTCGGGAGATTCGCTCGACAGGCAGCAATGTGCTAGTGCTGATGCTGACTGCACGAGCGAGCGTGCGGGATCGCGTCCAGGGGCTTGATGCGGGAGCGGATGACTATCTCACCAAGCCTTTTGATTTCGATGAGTTCCTGGCTCGTGTGCGCGCGCTGTTGCGCCGGAGTACGGCCGACGGCCAACTTATACTCCGTGTTGCGGATCTTGAGCTCGACCCCCGAACACGGAAAGTAAGTCGCGCAGGCCGCCCGTTGTCACTCTCCGCCAAACAGTTCAGCGTCTTGGAGTTCCTTCTGCGCAACCCGAACGAAGTCGTCACTCGAACCAAGCTGGCCACTCATGTGTGGGATGAAAACTTCGATCCATTCAGCAATGTGATTGATGTGACCATGCATCACGTTCGTGAAAAGGTCGACCGCGAGTTCTCACCCACACTCATCCACACCGTGCGAGGAGTTGGCTACGTGCTGAAAGTGGAGGGATGCCCCCGAAATTGCATTTCTTAA
- a CDS encoding ATP-binding protein — protein sequence MKSIRTRLMVGIGVVVGLGLTTFSIAFFNQVVLWMREDLNEKLTNRAIAFAFAVNPRRPIYEAHFDRGFRPEVSGTLYLLYDTNGTVIGKSTGVSVPFGLSQLAREQTHPFARPLKEEITLPGGIPFQVATYPVFIREDGPTRTPKGDDPTQFIPTDRTITAWAQVGTAIGGLHDRVLRLRLWLTLASVVFFGSVMACVYYLTGQWLRSLSLATETAERLSNSEIGQLRLITPSDEPEINRLTQALNGILDRLNESHNAQQRMVADASHELRTPLTILRGEIQVALRRERSIDRYQAVLASNHDEIVRLCRIVENLLTLAHADAGEVLVKQERVKVEVLVSMVCAKLSPLADPHQVRLRTELQEGLIVLGDPLALESALTNLIENAIRHSMPDEEVQVRAAAQEEEVVVEVIDGGAGIAPEHLPRLFERFYRVDKARSRQLGGAGLGLAIVKMLVEAHGGTVGVKSTIGTGSTFTIRLPTAPP from the coding sequence ATGAAAAGCATTCGGACTCGCCTCATGGTAGGCATTGGTGTTGTGGTCGGCCTGGGGCTGACCACCTTCTCGATTGCCTTTTTCAACCAAGTAGTGCTTTGGATGCGAGAGGATCTGAACGAGAAGCTCACCAATCGCGCGATCGCCTTCGCGTTCGCGGTAAATCCTCGCCGCCCCATCTACGAAGCCCATTTTGATCGCGGGTTCCGCCCTGAGGTGAGTGGAACGCTGTATCTGCTCTACGATACTAACGGCACGGTAATCGGGAAATCCACCGGCGTCAGCGTGCCCTTTGGTCTTAGCCAGCTCGCACGCGAGCAAACCCACCCGTTCGCCAGACCGTTGAAGGAGGAAATCACGCTCCCTGGGGGAATACCTTTCCAGGTGGCCACCTACCCGGTCTTCATCCGAGAGGACGGGCCGACCCGAACGCCCAAAGGTGATGATCCTACCCAATTCATTCCGACCGACCGCACCATCACCGCTTGGGCTCAGGTGGGCACCGCGATCGGGGGGCTGCACGACCGCGTCCTGCGTTTGCGCCTGTGGCTCACGCTCGCAAGTGTGGTGTTTTTCGGCAGTGTGATGGCTTGTGTCTACTATCTGACCGGACAGTGGTTGCGGTCGCTGAGTCTCGCCACGGAAACTGCCGAAAGACTCAGCAACTCCGAGATCGGGCAACTTCGCCTAATCACGCCATCGGACGAGCCGGAAATCAACCGGTTGACCCAAGCGCTCAACGGCATCCTCGACCGCTTAAACGAGTCGCACAACGCACAGCAACGCATGGTAGCGGATGCCTCCCACGAGCTGAGAACACCGCTCACCATCCTGCGGGGAGAAATCCAGGTGGCTCTCCGTCGGGAGCGATCCATCGACCGGTATCAGGCAGTTCTGGCCAGCAACCACGACGAAATTGTTCGGCTCTGCCGAATCGTCGAGAACCTGCTCACGCTGGCGCACGCGGATGCCGGAGAAGTGCTGGTGAAACAGGAACGAGTCAAGGTCGAGGTACTCGTTTCGATGGTGTGCGCCAAGCTCTCCCCCCTGGCGGACCCCCATCAAGTCCGCCTGCGCACGGAGCTCCAGGAAGGACTGATCGTGCTGGGGGACCCCCTCGCCTTGGAATCGGCCCTAACAAATCTCATCGAGAACGCCATCCGCCACTCCATGCCCGACGAGGAAGTGCAGGTGCGAGCCGCGGCGCAGGAAGAAGAAGTCGTCGTGGAGGTGATCGACGGAGGAGCGGGGATCGCACCCGAGCACCTCCCGCGGCTGTTCGAAAGATTCTATCGTGTGGACAAAGCACGTTCACGGCAACTCGGAGGTGCAGGACTGGGGCTGGCCATCGTCAAAATGCTGGTGGAAGCACATGGGGGAACCGTCGGGGTGAAGAGCACCATCGGAACCGGCAGCACGTTCACCATCCGCTTGCCGACCGCCCCTCCATGA
- a CDS encoding VacJ family lipoprotein codes for MHLDARRIALFILWFWAGDVWAQSTLATNTTHQSSPAGAVAPEAEIIHLPPSVPDPLEPFNRAMWGVNRGLMTWVVKPTGKVYRFVIRKPLRQGIANFGRNVTYPGRLLNNLLQGRWRGAMDESDRFLCNTLAGGAGFVDVATRWHIPKSDADFGQTFGRWGWNPACYLMLPVFGPSNERDALGLACDSAADPLHYVTPQSSGREGALSFISPYTFYTYGVTYNNLTDSVDSYVRFARAEADPYAMLQYAWTFARSPRSPDLGLHGETDPASLDTLGSTRVSFKELGFPGRGQTKSIKIPSTGNTLKFSLWLQPNRAPIVYLVPGLGSHRLTDMTLALAELAYQKGNSVVCVSSPYNPEFMDHASTAAVPGYTPVDAHDLHVALTEVDRYLVRRHPERLTTRALMGYSMGGFHTLFLAGSGKASDAALLRFDRFVAINAPVRLSYGISRLDDFYHAPLAWPAHQRTANMENALLKIASSVQGSQVSTSAVPFSAVESKFLIGLSFRLKLRDVIFSSQQRTNLGVLEHAIRSSRRGPVYDEILRYSFAEYLQRFAVPYYHSRGVDLAAPGALDRAGDLRTYSEGLQSNPKVWIITNENDFLLPREDLDWLRNSFRAEQITVFGRGGHMGNLGTSEVQEAIRRALTDL; via the coding sequence ATGCACTTGGACGCACGACGGATAGCGTTGTTTATTCTTTGGTTTTGGGCGGGTGATGTGTGGGCGCAATCGACCTTGGCCACCAACACGACCCACCAGTCCTCGCCAGCAGGCGCAGTCGCCCCGGAGGCAGAAATCATCCACCTCCCGCCCTCCGTTCCCGATCCTCTCGAACCGTTTAATCGGGCGATGTGGGGTGTGAACCGCGGCCTCATGACGTGGGTGGTCAAGCCCACGGGCAAAGTGTATCGGTTTGTCATTCGAAAGCCGCTTCGCCAGGGTATTGCCAACTTCGGCCGCAACGTCACTTATCCGGGCCGCCTGCTGAACAACCTGCTCCAAGGGCGCTGGCGCGGGGCGATGGATGAATCGGATCGATTTCTCTGCAACACCTTGGCCGGCGGGGCGGGTTTTGTGGACGTGGCCACGCGATGGCATATTCCGAAATCCGACGCCGATTTCGGTCAGACGTTTGGACGGTGGGGCTGGAATCCCGCCTGTTATCTGATGCTTCCGGTGTTTGGTCCCAGCAACGAGCGGGATGCGCTTGGTTTGGCCTGCGATTCGGCGGCCGATCCACTACACTACGTGACCCCCCAAAGCAGCGGCCGCGAAGGTGCGCTGTCCTTCATCAGTCCGTACACGTTTTACACCTACGGGGTGACCTACAACAACCTTACCGACAGCGTTGACAGTTACGTGCGCTTCGCGCGGGCCGAAGCAGATCCTTATGCCATGCTCCAGTACGCGTGGACCTTCGCTCGCAGCCCGCGCTCGCCCGACCTCGGTTTACATGGGGAGACCGATCCCGCTTCACTGGACACCCTTGGGTCCACCCGGGTGTCGTTCAAGGAACTTGGCTTTCCCGGCCGCGGTCAGACCAAGTCGATAAAAATACCGTCCACGGGGAACACGTTAAAGTTCTCCCTCTGGCTCCAACCGAACCGCGCGCCGATCGTATATCTGGTTCCGGGACTGGGATCGCATCGGTTGACAGACATGACCCTGGCGCTGGCCGAGTTGGCCTATCAAAAAGGAAATTCGGTGGTCTGCGTCAGCAGTCCGTATAACCCGGAGTTCATGGACCACGCCTCCACCGCTGCGGTGCCGGGTTACACTCCGGTGGATGCCCACGATCTCCATGTCGCGCTCACTGAGGTGGATCGATATCTCGTTCGACGGCATCCGGAGCGCCTCACTACTAGAGCCCTGATGGGTTATTCGATGGGGGGATTCCATACGCTGTTCCTGGCTGGATCGGGGAAGGCGAGCGATGCTGCCCTCCTCCGGTTTGACCGCTTTGTGGCGATTAACGCTCCGGTTAGGTTGAGTTACGGTATCTCTCGATTGGATGATTTTTATCACGCCCCACTCGCCTGGCCCGCGCACCAGCGCACTGCCAACATGGAAAATGCCTTGCTGAAGATCGCGTCATCCGTGCAGGGGTCACAAGTTTCAACCTCGGCTGTGCCTTTCAGCGCGGTCGAGTCCAAGTTTCTTATTGGACTCAGCTTTCGCCTCAAACTACGCGATGTCATTTTCAGCAGCCAGCAGCGGACCAACCTGGGAGTGCTGGAGCACGCAATTCGCAGCTCTCGTCGAGGGCCGGTTTACGACGAGATTCTTCGCTATTCGTTTGCCGAGTATCTTCAGAGGTTTGCGGTGCCCTACTACCATTCGCGGGGAGTTGATCTCGCCGCGCCTGGCGCCCTGGATCGGGCGGGTGATTTGAGAACCTACAGTGAGGGGCTACAGAGTAACCCCAAGGTGTGGATCATTACGAATGAGAATGATTTCCTGCTGCCTCGGGAAGATCTGGACTGGCTCAGAAATTCCTTCCGAGCCGAGCAAATCACGGTCTTTGGTCGCGGCGGTCATATGGGCAATCTGGGCACCTCGGAGGTCCAAGAAGCGATCCGGCGCGCATTGACGGATTTGTAG
- a CDS encoding discoidin domain-containing protein: protein MKLRYLTPLFSVAAALHTSAQEVTPVWVQHINGTVNVDPANVLPILNKPENQPVIAMPDGLLRDGRESLAIYSRLVPYDANRLLLAVSENGIDELSPDVTPEQLAKAAQFPDRSLVWLEAATGKPLGVAWSESLRPADLIDYDVTAGQTGYQANKGYAFWRPVLDENPDPTKRAIYSGYRHLILRYAPKADGTGWETTPTIAWEEPLPGLDEADGAVKPEAGIGDGLSGTASTSGEQGSWRAWRWRNTRVYGYGLDTIIAAGGGTWRIGQQPQLFKTTDGLTFTPFARVDDRGNNARRNDFALGGTSSRRVQVSSDPARPNLEVIYSGHYPGSGWQARPNRYTSNPDNPTPSDPYNNQPDVRLFKQDEAEAGNFPKFVWEAAGKDGLPLERGVDGVDRYDGNWSVALDTNPKLDYLVSISASSYDVGFYTYAWVAVHRLDGSIASGKSSYVIPVKEDDVLLDYGGSVEPDFDTTESWLEVVPDLTAPANLGKSYAYVALENGGFGVFEIKNVAAAIQTNPSGTEVLAGSEVVLTAAASGSPNTYRWTRNGVPLTDGKYVKGSKTAKLTLSQIVPSEAGDYQLQITNPLGNLTTTVATVKVGGAYIRPANGSLTEDAVATASSTAFGGPPSYAIDGNTDGNWGGNSVFHSDNEVNPWLSIDLGGVKSIGQIVYYRRTDCCGDRSDNLIVTVLNATGGVEYTYAAEGTPEDPLTLDINPPVNGKTVRVERQFEDPTKGYLNIAEVQVWSAASPSLAVGSYQGDAVVAWAGAGAIVLEEASKVEGPYTEVAGATNPFRVPTAGAQAKFYRAVRK from the coding sequence ATGAAACTACGTTATTTAACCCCACTGTTCTCAGTGGCGGCTGCATTACATACTTCTGCCCAGGAAGTCACACCGGTCTGGGTTCAGCACATCAACGGAACCGTCAACGTGGATCCTGCCAATGTGCTTCCAATCCTCAACAAGCCGGAGAACCAGCCGGTTATCGCAATGCCCGACGGGTTGCTCCGCGACGGACGTGAGTCGCTGGCGATCTATTCGCGGCTCGTTCCCTATGATGCCAACCGCCTGCTCCTGGCCGTTTCTGAGAATGGTATTGATGAGCTGAGCCCGGACGTGACCCCTGAGCAGTTGGCCAAGGCTGCGCAGTTTCCGGACCGTTCGTTGGTTTGGTTGGAGGCCGCCACCGGCAAGCCTCTCGGTGTCGCGTGGTCGGAGAGCCTGCGGCCGGCCGACTTGATCGACTATGATGTGACGGCTGGTCAAACCGGTTATCAGGCCAATAAGGGCTATGCTTTTTGGCGCCCGGTTTTGGACGAGAATCCCGATCCTACCAAACGCGCGATCTACAGCGGCTATCGCCACTTGATTCTCCGCTATGCTCCCAAAGCAGACGGCACCGGCTGGGAAACGACGCCTACCATCGCTTGGGAAGAGCCGCTTCCCGGATTGGACGAGGCGGACGGCGCGGTAAAGCCAGAAGCGGGCATCGGTGATGGACTTTCCGGCACCGCCTCCACTTCGGGCGAACAAGGCAGCTGGCGCGCCTGGCGCTGGCGGAATACTCGGGTTTATGGTTATGGCTTGGATACCATCATCGCGGCCGGTGGCGGCACGTGGCGTATCGGTCAGCAACCTCAGCTCTTCAAGACCACGGACGGCCTTACCTTCACTCCGTTCGCGCGGGTGGATGATCGAGGCAACAACGCCCGCCGGAACGACTTCGCGCTCGGCGGCACTTCTAGCCGACGTGTTCAGGTCAGTTCGGATCCCGCTCGGCCCAACCTGGAAGTGATCTACAGTGGTCACTACCCCGGCAGCGGCTGGCAGGCTCGTCCGAATCGTTATACCTCCAATCCGGACAACCCGACCCCGAGCGATCCGTACAACAACCAGCCCGACGTACGGTTGTTCAAGCAAGACGAAGCCGAGGCTGGCAATTTCCCGAAATTCGTTTGGGAGGCAGCTGGTAAGGATGGGCTTCCTTTGGAACGCGGCGTTGATGGCGTAGATCGGTATGATGGTAACTGGAGCGTGGCTCTGGATACCAACCCGAAGCTGGACTACCTCGTGTCCATTTCCGCCTCTTCCTATGACGTTGGTTTCTACACCTACGCTTGGGTGGCAGTCCATCGTTTGGATGGCAGCATCGCCAGCGGAAAGTCGTCCTATGTAATCCCGGTCAAAGAAGACGATGTGCTGCTCGACTACGGCGGCAGCGTTGAACCTGACTTCGACACCACCGAGTCCTGGCTCGAGGTGGTGCCCGACCTGACTGCGCCCGCGAACTTGGGCAAGTCCTATGCGTACGTCGCCCTGGAAAACGGTGGTTTCGGCGTGTTCGAGATCAAGAACGTTGCCGCAGCCATTCAGACCAATCCGTCCGGCACTGAAGTGCTCGCCGGCTCGGAAGTAGTGCTGACAGCAGCCGCCTCGGGCAGTCCGAACACCTACCGCTGGACTCGCAACGGTGTGCCGTTGACCGACGGCAAGTACGTCAAAGGTTCGAAGACCGCCAAGTTGACCCTGAGTCAGATCGTTCCCAGCGAGGCTGGTGACTATCAGCTCCAGATCACCAACCCGCTCGGCAACCTGACCACCACCGTGGCTACGGTGAAGGTCGGCGGGGCTTACATCCGTCCGGCGAACGGTTCCCTCACCGAGGACGCTGTGGCGACCGCCTCCTCCACCGCCTTTGGTGGCCCGCCCTCGTATGCGATCGACGGCAACACCGATGGAAACTGGGGCGGCAACTCCGTGTTCCACTCTGACAATGAAGTCAATCCCTGGCTGTCAATCGACCTCGGCGGTGTGAAGTCGATCGGTCAGATCGTTTATTATCGTCGGACCGACTGCTGCGGCGATCGGAGCGACAATCTCATTGTGACGGTGCTCAACGCGACTGGCGGGGTGGAATACACTTACGCGGCCGAAGGCACGCCCGAGGATCCGTTGACCCTGGATATCAACCCGCCGGTGAACGGCAAAACGGTTCGAGTTGAGCGGCAGTTCGAGGATCCGACCAAGGGGTATCTCAACATCGCCGAAGTCCAGGTTTGGAGCGCGGCCAGCCCCTCGCTGGCGGTGGGCAGCTACCAGGGTGACGCCGTCGTGGCCTGGGCCGGAGCCGGCGCGATCGTCCTGGAGGAAGCCTCCAAGGTAGAAGGTCCTTACACCGAAGTGGCAGGCGCAACGAATCCGTTCCGCGTGCCTACCGCTGGTGCTCAGGCGAAGTTCTACCGTGCGGTGAGAAAGTAA
- a CDS encoding RNA-binding protein: MSNKLFVGNLSFNTTENDLNDVFAAHGTVTETNLMMDRETGRPRGFGFVTMSSAEEANKAIEALNGKDMDGRALTVNIAKPREERAPGGGGGRREYGGGGGGRNRY, encoded by the coding sequence ATGAGCAATAAGCTATTTGTAGGAAATCTTTCCTTCAACACCACTGAAAACGATCTTAACGACGTTTTCGCTGCACACGGCACCGTCACCGAAACGAACCTCATGATGGACCGGGAAACCGGCCGTCCTCGCGGTTTCGGATTCGTGACGATGAGCTCGGCTGAAGAAGCCAACAAGGCGATCGAAGCCTTGAACGGCAAGGATATGGACGGACGGGCTTTGACCGTCAACATCGCCAAGCCTCGTGAAGAACGCGCCCCGGGCGGCGGCGGCGGTCGCCGTGAATACGGCGGCGGCGGTGGCGGTCGCAATCGCTACTAA
- a CDS encoding response regulator transcription factor yields the protein MKAEIRILMADDHPVYREGLRQIISTDPVMKILRETGNGTEALLLARELKPHIALLDMDMPGMNGLDVARARKKDQLSFEIIFLTMYRERDMFNEAMDLGAKGYVLKDSAAGEILQSIRAVAAGDYYISPAISGLLVSRTNRSAGAEGQKQGLDTLTPAERRILKLIASDKTSKEIAEELGLSPRTVENHRTNMSAKLGLQGSHSLLKFAFENKNRL from the coding sequence ATGAAAGCTGAAATTCGGATTCTGATGGCGGATGATCACCCGGTTTACCGCGAAGGGCTGCGTCAGATCATCAGCACCGATCCCGTCATGAAGATCCTGCGTGAGACTGGGAACGGGACCGAGGCACTCCTGCTAGCCAGGGAACTCAAACCTCATATTGCCCTCCTCGACATGGATATGCCGGGAATGAACGGACTGGATGTCGCACGGGCCCGGAAGAAGGACCAGCTGTCGTTCGAAATTATCTTTCTGACCATGTATCGCGAGCGGGACATGTTTAACGAGGCCATGGATCTAGGCGCCAAGGGATACGTTCTGAAAGACAGCGCCGCCGGCGAAATCCTTCAGAGCATTCGCGCGGTCGCAGCGGGCGACTACTACATCAGCCCCGCCATCTCCGGACTTCTCGTGAGCCGAACGAATCGTTCCGCCGGAGCAGAAGGCCAAAAGCAAGGGCTCGACACCCTCACCCCGGCGGAACGTCGCATTCTCAAGCTCATCGCCTCGGACAAGACGAGCAAAGAAATCGCAGAGGAGCTTGGCCTCAGTCCGCGCACGGTTGAGAACCACCGCACCAACATGAGCGCCAAGCTTGGACTGCAAGGGAGCCACAGCCTGCTCAAGTTTGCCTTCGAGAACAAAAATCGCCTGTAA
- a CDS encoding response regulator transcription factor produces the protein MNSTPRTAGRPIKFLVVDDHAGFRKTLRAFLPSGSVTECGSGLEALVLYAAEQPDWVLMDIEMPVMDGLTATRELLARFPKARVILVSNHDGEEFHLKARELGSYGFVHKSHLEEVPRLIHSHDLAY, from the coding sequence GTGAACAGCACTCCGAGAACCGCCGGTCGCCCCATCAAGTTTCTGGTCGTTGATGATCACGCCGGTTTCCGAAAGACTCTTCGCGCGTTCCTCCCCTCAGGGAGCGTGACCGAATGCGGGAGCGGGCTCGAAGCGCTTGTGCTCTATGCTGCCGAGCAGCCCGACTGGGTGCTCATGGACATCGAGATGCCAGTCATGGACGGACTCACCGCCACCCGGGAACTCCTGGCCCGATTTCCGAAAGCGCGGGTCATTCTGGTGAGCAATCATGACGGCGAGGAATTCCACCTTAAGGCCCGGGAGCTGGGGTCCTATGGATTCGTGCATAAGTCCCACTTGGAGGAAGTCCCCCGCCTGATTCACAGCCACGATTTAGCCTACTAA